A genomic stretch from Georgenia muralis includes:
- a CDS encoding ABC transporter ATP-binding protein yields MQLPVADARTVRSLSMALLRRYRRRLVVVVTLQALAAVAALAVPWLLGDLVDAVAQGTTLAHVNSVGLTIVGVVVVQAVITRFAQRGAMILGEEVFARLREDFLLAVTHLPLSTVERAGTGDLLGRTTNDIDRVQWTVRFGVPRLLVTTATILLTLAAAVIASPLVALALLVAVPLITVATRRYLRTATPAYLVNSEAYARLNGVLTESVEQAATVDALGLGRRRRARTDAAVARAWDTEVVTLRMRVVLFFWLGLSFTLPIVATLLWGAWLLDAGLVTLGAVTTVALYAMQVRSPVDELLFWIDELQVANASLARLFGVTLVEPDRRPSGAVPADDHVVATGVRYAYREGQDVLHGVDLDLVPGERLAVVGPSGAGKSTLGRMLAGIHPPGGGSVTVGGVPLVDLPEEELRSHVALVTQEHHVFVGTVEDNLRLARAAASEEEMRAALAAVDALEWVDRLPEGSRTEVGSGGTDLTPAQAQQLALARLVLLDPHTLVLDEATSLLDPRAARHLERSLSAVLSGRTVVAIAHRLHTAHDADRVAVVEGGRIVELGSHDELVSRGGEYAALWHSWQQE; encoded by the coding sequence ATGCAGCTGCCCGTCGCGGACGCACGCACCGTCCGCTCCCTGTCGATGGCGCTGCTGCGCCGCTACCGCCGACGGCTCGTGGTCGTCGTCACCCTCCAGGCCCTCGCCGCCGTCGCGGCGCTGGCCGTGCCGTGGCTGCTCGGCGACCTCGTCGACGCCGTCGCGCAGGGCACGACCCTCGCCCACGTCAACTCGGTCGGCCTGACGATCGTCGGGGTCGTCGTCGTCCAGGCGGTCATCACCCGCTTCGCCCAGCGCGGGGCCATGATCCTCGGTGAGGAGGTCTTCGCGCGCCTGCGTGAGGACTTCCTCCTGGCCGTGACGCACCTGCCGCTGTCCACCGTCGAGCGCGCCGGCACCGGCGACCTCCTGGGCCGCACCACCAACGACATCGACCGCGTGCAGTGGACCGTGCGGTTCGGCGTGCCCCGGCTGCTCGTGACGACGGCGACGATCCTGCTGACCCTGGCGGCCGCCGTGATCGCCTCACCGCTGGTGGCGCTGGCCCTGCTGGTCGCGGTGCCCCTCATCACGGTCGCCACCCGCCGCTACCTGCGCACCGCCACCCCGGCGTACCTGGTCAACTCCGAGGCCTACGCCCGGCTCAACGGGGTGCTCACCGAGTCCGTCGAGCAGGCCGCCACGGTCGACGCCCTCGGTCTGGGCCGGCGCCGGCGTGCCCGGACCGATGCCGCCGTCGCGCGCGCCTGGGACACCGAGGTGGTCACCCTGCGGATGCGGGTCGTCCTCTTCTTCTGGCTGGGCCTGTCCTTCACGCTGCCGATCGTCGCGACCCTGCTGTGGGGCGCCTGGCTCCTCGACGCCGGACTCGTCACCCTCGGCGCGGTCACCACCGTGGCGCTGTACGCCATGCAGGTCCGCAGCCCCGTCGACGAGCTGCTCTTCTGGATCGACGAGCTCCAGGTCGCCAACGCCAGCCTCGCCCGGCTCTTCGGCGTCACCCTCGTCGAACCGGACCGCCGCCCCTCGGGCGCCGTCCCGGCCGACGACCACGTGGTCGCCACCGGGGTGCGCTACGCCTACCGGGAGGGCCAGGACGTCCTGCACGGGGTCGACCTGGACCTCGTGCCCGGCGAGCGGCTCGCGGTGGTGGGGCCCTCGGGCGCGGGCAAGTCCACGCTGGGTCGCATGCTCGCCGGGATCCACCCGCCCGGCGGCGGCAGCGTCACGGTCGGCGGGGTGCCCCTGGTGGACCTGCCCGAGGAGGAGCTGCGCTCCCACGTCGCCCTCGTCACCCAGGAGCACCACGTCTTCGTCGGGACGGTCGAGGACAACCTGCGCCTGGCCCGGGCGGCGGCGAGCGAGGAGGAGATGCGCGCCGCGCTGGCCGCCGTCGACGCCCTCGAGTGGGTGGACCGGCTGCCCGAGGGGTCGCGCACCGAGGTCGGCTCCGGCGGGACCGACCTGACCCCGGCCCAGGCCCAGCAGCTGGCCCTGGCCCGTCTGGTCCTGCTCGACCCGCACACCCTGGTGCTGGACGAGGCGACCTCCCTGCTCGACCCGCGGGCGGCCCGGCACCTCGAGCGCTCCCTCTCGGCCGTCCTCTCCGGGCGCACGGTCGTCGCGATCGCCCACCGGCTGCACACCGCGCACGACGCCGACCGGGTCGCCGTCGTCGAGGGCGGCCGGATCGTGGAGCTGGGCAGCCACGACGAGCTCGTCTCCCGGGGCGGGGAGTACGCCGCCCTGTGGCACTCCTGGCAGCAGGAGTGA
- a CDS encoding PspC domain-containing protein: protein MNTNAPRTGPTAGPSPDEGFPSAHRTPPVDPPWAGHQNPPAGAAESSFFTSLRRTGVWRGQDRWIGGVAAGVARRLDIDPLLVRGVLVVLTLFGGLGMLLYGLAWALLPEESDGRIHLQEALRGNVDAALAGALAFVILGLARPGAWWAGWDERGGVFWPLFGLGLLALIVLGVVALARRGSRRPAVGTPGGAAAPPPYAAGGAPAASAYPGTSGVPYPAPGASRPGSPTAWQSTTVGAPGRPGPASPEHPGGRPGPAWGPPPPAATTAYAAASYGQVPPGSSGQVAPAPYRPPAPPVPPRPRTPGPGSGLVAVVIALALLASAGLLLVDRMEPVGWLLPLVLGGIVLALLGLGALLAGVTGRRGGALSILGVLLALLVVPATLAVSASPVALNLESSATFGDLDAAPVSVDEARQGYDLGAGDLRLDLTGLDLSGADPTDATVTVPVNVGAGDVTVVLPEASATVVRVDVGAGNLASITGPGWTDDDGVSPFAESADESERRRTTWASGVNISHELISPAAGEDGADLVVVITAGASDILIEEQR from the coding sequence ATGAACACGAACGCACCCCGCACCGGCCCCACCGCCGGCCCCTCGCCGGACGAGGGATTCCCGTCCGCACACCGGACGCCACCTGTCGACCCGCCCTGGGCCGGCCACCAGAACCCGCCCGCCGGCGCGGCGGAGTCGTCCTTCTTCACCTCCCTGCGCCGGACAGGTGTCTGGCGCGGCCAGGACCGCTGGATCGGCGGTGTCGCCGCAGGGGTCGCCCGGCGGCTGGACATCGACCCACTGCTCGTCCGCGGGGTCCTCGTGGTCCTCACGCTCTTCGGGGGCCTCGGCATGCTCCTGTACGGCCTCGCCTGGGCGTTGCTCCCGGAGGAGTCGGACGGCCGGATCCACCTGCAGGAGGCGCTGCGCGGCAACGTCGACGCCGCCCTGGCCGGCGCGCTGGCCTTCGTCATCCTCGGCCTTGCCCGGCCCGGCGCATGGTGGGCCGGCTGGGACGAGCGCGGCGGTGTGTTCTGGCCGCTGTTCGGTCTGGGGCTCCTCGCCCTCATCGTCCTGGGCGTCGTGGCCCTCGCCCGCCGCGGCTCCCGCCGCCCGGCCGTGGGCACACCCGGCGGTGCGGCGGCTCCGCCGCCCTACGCGGCAGGCGGCGCACCTGCGGCCTCCGCGTACCCGGGCACCTCGGGCGTGCCGTACCCGGCCCCGGGCGCATCCCGGCCGGGCAGCCCCACAGCCTGGCAGTCCACCACCGTCGGAGCCCCAGGTCGTCCGGGACCGGCGTCACCCGAGCACCCCGGCGGACGCCCCGGGCCGGCCTGGGGACCGCCGCCGCCCGCCGCCACGACGGCGTACGCGGCCGCCTCCTACGGCCAGGTCCCACCGGGGTCCTCCGGCCAGGTCGCACCCGCGCCCTACCGTCCGCCGGCGCCGCCGGTGCCGCCGCGACCTCGGACCCCCGGTCCGGGCTCCGGCCTCGTGGCCGTCGTCATCGCGCTCGCGCTCCTGGCCTCCGCAGGGCTGCTCCTGGTCGACCGGATGGAGCCCGTGGGCTGGCTCCTGCCCCTCGTCCTCGGCGGCATCGTGCTCGCCCTTCTCGGCCTGGGCGCCCTGCTTGCCGGTGTCACCGGCCGACGCGGCGGGGCGCTGTCGATCCTCGGCGTCCTGCTCGCGCTGCTGGTCGTCCCGGCCACGCTCGCGGTCTCGGCCTCTCCCGTCGCGCTCAACCTGGAGTCCTCGGCGACGTTCGGCGACCTCGACGCCGCCCCCGTCTCGGTGGACGAGGCACGGCAGGGCTACGACCTCGGCGCCGGTGACCTCCGTCTCGACCTCACCGGCCTGGACCTGAGCGGGGCCGACCCCACCGACGCCACCGTGACAGTGCCCGTCAACGTCGGCGCCGGTGACGTCACCGTCGTCCTGCCCGAGGCCTCGGCCACGGTGGTCCGGGTCGACGTCGGAGCGGGCAACCTCGCCAGCATCACCGGCCCCGGGTGGACCGACGACGACGGCGTGAGCCCCTTCGCCGAGTCCGCCGACGAGTCCGAGCGCCGCCGCACCACCTGGGCGTCGGGCGTGAACATCTCCCACGAGCTGATCTCGCCCGCCGCGGGCGAGGACGGCGCGGACCTCGTCGTCGTCATCACCGCCGGCGCGTCCGACATCCTGATCGAGGAGCAACGATGA
- a CDS encoding aromatic ring-opening dioxygenase LigA gives MRSSAARIAGIISIIAGIVFIVAGAATWALITSNLADQNITVADDSPMLAGDDVNGPFSAFAEAQIINEHALDATGGKTYAELGGEVRAAEEAGDTALAEELQGQRTTVTNASFLRASLFTSVVSYGVAALVVGLGVLWVLVAWALTSLGRSTVPASATDRRVNA, from the coding sequence ATGAGGAGTTCCGCCGCCAGGATCGCCGGGATCATCTCGATCATCGCCGGGATCGTCTTCATCGTCGCCGGAGCGGCGACGTGGGCGCTCATCACGTCCAACCTCGCCGACCAGAACATCACGGTCGCCGACGACTCGCCCATGCTGGCCGGTGACGACGTCAACGGGCCCTTCTCGGCGTTCGCCGAGGCTCAGATCATCAACGAGCACGCCCTCGACGCCACCGGCGGCAAGACCTACGCCGAGCTCGGTGGCGAGGTCCGCGCCGCCGAGGAGGCCGGTGACACCGCGCTGGCGGAGGAGCTCCAGGGCCAGCGCACGACGGTCACGAACGCCTCGTTCCTGAGGGCGTCCCTGTTCACCTCGGTCGTCTCCTACGGCGTCGCCGCCCTGGTCGTCGGCCTCGGCGTGCTGTGGGTCCTCGTCGCGTGGGCGCTGACCTCCCTCGGCAGGTCCACCGTCCCGGCCTCCGCCACGGACCGGCGCGTCAACGCCTGA
- the guaA gene encoding glutamine-hydrolyzing GMP synthase — protein MSTPEHLAQGGSAPAPTPTASTPRPVLVVDYGAQYAQLIARRVREANVYSEIVPHTMAVADMLAKEPAAIILSGGPASVYAEDAPATDPALFDAGVPVLGICYGFQSMARALGGTVANTGAREYGSTVVRVAGTGELLAGSPVQQTVWMSHGDAVHAAPAGFDVLATSDGSPVAAFEDRERHLYGMQWHPEVKHSVLGQEALERFLYDGAGLEPTWTPGNVIAEQVQAIRAQVGDARVICGLSGGVDSSVAAALVQEAVGDQLTCVFVDHGLLRAGEAEQVEQDFVAATGIRLVVVDAAQRFLDALAGVTDPETKRKIIGREFIRVFEQAARDVVAEAGAHGEEVRFLVQGTLYPDVVESGGGEGAANIKSHHNVGGLPEDMRFELVEPLRTLFKDEVRAVGLELGVPEAIVWRQPFPGPGLGIRIIGEVTGERLEILRAADAIAREELSAAGLDREIWQCPVVLLADVRSVGVQGDGRTYGHPVVLRPVSSEDAMTADWSRVPYDVLARISTRITNSVPEVNRVVLDVTSKPPGTIEWE, from the coding sequence GTGAGCACACCCGAGCACCTCGCGCAGGGCGGGTCGGCCCCCGCCCCGACGCCCACCGCCTCGACCCCGCGGCCCGTCCTCGTCGTCGACTACGGCGCCCAGTACGCCCAGCTGATCGCCCGGCGGGTGCGCGAGGCCAACGTGTACTCCGAGATCGTCCCGCACACCATGGCGGTGGCGGACATGCTCGCGAAGGAGCCCGCCGCTATCATCCTCTCCGGCGGCCCCGCCTCGGTCTACGCCGAGGACGCCCCGGCGACCGACCCCGCGCTCTTCGACGCGGGGGTCCCCGTGCTGGGCATCTGCTACGGCTTCCAGTCCATGGCCCGGGCCCTGGGTGGGACGGTCGCCAACACCGGCGCCCGCGAGTACGGCTCCACCGTGGTCCGCGTCGCCGGCACCGGCGAGCTCCTCGCCGGCTCCCCGGTCCAGCAGACGGTGTGGATGTCCCACGGCGACGCCGTCCACGCCGCCCCGGCCGGGTTCGACGTGCTCGCCACCTCCGACGGCTCGCCCGTCGCGGCGTTCGAGGACCGCGAGCGGCACCTGTACGGCATGCAGTGGCACCCCGAGGTCAAGCACTCGGTCCTCGGCCAGGAGGCGCTGGAGCGGTTCCTCTACGACGGCGCCGGGCTGGAGCCCACCTGGACCCCCGGCAACGTCATCGCCGAGCAGGTCCAGGCCATCCGCGCCCAGGTCGGCGACGCCCGGGTCATCTGCGGCCTGTCCGGCGGCGTGGACTCCTCCGTGGCCGCCGCGCTCGTCCAGGAGGCGGTGGGGGACCAGCTCACCTGCGTCTTCGTCGACCACGGGCTGCTGCGCGCCGGCGAGGCCGAGCAGGTCGAGCAGGACTTCGTCGCCGCGACCGGGATCCGGCTCGTCGTCGTCGACGCCGCCCAGCGGTTCCTCGACGCCCTCGCCGGGGTGACGGACCCCGAGACGAAGCGCAAGATCATCGGCCGCGAGTTCATCCGCGTCTTCGAGCAGGCCGCCCGCGACGTCGTCGCCGAGGCCGGTGCACACGGCGAGGAGGTCAGGTTCCTCGTCCAGGGCACCCTCTACCCCGACGTCGTGGAGTCCGGCGGGGGCGAGGGGGCGGCCAACATCAAGTCCCACCACAACGTCGGCGGGCTGCCCGAGGACATGCGCTTCGAGCTCGTCGAGCCCCTGCGGACCCTGTTCAAGGACGAGGTGCGCGCCGTCGGTCTCGAGCTCGGCGTGCCCGAGGCGATCGTGTGGCGCCAGCCCTTCCCCGGCCCCGGCCTGGGCATCCGCATCATCGGTGAGGTCACCGGCGAGCGGCTGGAGATCCTGCGCGCCGCCGACGCCATCGCCCGCGAGGAGCTGAGTGCGGCCGGGCTCGACCGGGAGATCTGGCAGTGCCCGGTGGTGCTCCTCGCCGACGTCCGCTCCGTCGGCGTGCAGGGTGACGGGCGCACGTACGGCCACCCCGTGGTCCTGCGGCCGGTCTCCTCCGAGGACGCCATGACCGCGGACTGGTCGCGGGTGCCCTACGACGTCCTGGCCCGCATCTCCACGCGGATCACCAACTCCGTCCCGGAGGTGAACCGGGTCGTGCTGGACGTCACGAGCAAGCCGCCGGGCACCATCGAGTGGGAGTGA
- a CDS encoding DUF3817 domain-containing protein — MSTSRAVEPVAQAGRKARSAFAYYRAMAFVTGAMLLVLTLEMVLKYVFNGGTPVIGTWVAIVHGWIYVVYIVTVFNLWSLMRWDFGRIVALVAGGVVPVLSFVMERRAHGWFEADLPALLARTADRAR; from the coding sequence ATGTCCACGTCCCGCGCCGTCGAGCCGGTCGCCCAGGCCGGGCGCAAGGCCCGCTCCGCCTTCGCCTACTACCGCGCCATGGCGTTCGTCACCGGCGCGATGCTCCTCGTCCTCACCCTGGAGATGGTGCTGAAGTACGTCTTCAACGGCGGCACGCCGGTGATCGGCACCTGGGTCGCGATCGTGCACGGCTGGATCTACGTCGTCTACATCGTCACCGTCTTCAACCTGTGGTCGCTCATGCGGTGGGACTTCGGCCGCATCGTCGCCCTCGTGGCCGGCGGCGTCGTCCCGGTCCTGTCCTTCGTCATGGAGCGCCGGGCCCACGGATGGTTCGAGGCCGACCTGCCCGCCCTCCTCGCCCGCACGGCGGACCGGGCCCGCTGA
- a CDS encoding ABC transporter transmembrane domain-containing protein: protein MLRSPQGHPGHPPLTSPLALLGWIAGRQRGVLTGAVVLATVNALAYAAIPFVLGAALDAGLEGGLTRGLVTACVLLLAIGVVQALADALGHIGEIWGWLGSAFRVSRLVGHHVTRTGSAVASDMPTGEVVSTVASDAFHVGNTAELLPRFVGSVIAFLAVAVVLLQYSATLGLAVLVGLPVTMAVLALLVKPLHARQAAHREATGRLTTLGSDTVSGLRVLRGIGGEDVFAARYAAQSQVVRAAGVRVAAVSSLLEALQILLPGLFVAGVVWLGARLALTGEVTAGQLVAFYGATALLAQPLRAATQFITMFTRARVGARKIVKVLAVAPAAGTLAESEAADAGATPAVPVGDGLLVDTTSGVRVRPGRLTALVSARPDEAAELARRLGRLDDAAPEVTVDGVPLRDLPVARVRERIVVADATPQLFTGTLREELDVRDRGDEDALYEALAVADAADVLDSMPERLDGEITEKGRSLSGGQRQRVALARALLTGAETLVLVEPTSAVDAHTEARIAARLRAARHGRTTVVVTASPLVLEHADDVVLLVGGAERTRGRHRDLLARAAAGDPDARAYRDVVARAGGDGENPAELVHAEEAR, encoded by the coding sequence GTGCTCCGTTCCCCCCAGGGTCATCCTGGACACCCCCCGCTGACCTCGCCGCTGGCGCTGCTCGGCTGGATCGCCGGCCGTCAGCGCGGCGTCCTCACCGGCGCCGTCGTGCTCGCCACCGTCAACGCCCTCGCCTACGCCGCGATCCCCTTCGTCCTCGGTGCCGCCCTCGACGCCGGCCTCGAGGGCGGTCTGACCCGCGGCCTGGTCACCGCGTGCGTGCTGCTCCTGGCCATCGGCGTGGTCCAGGCGCTCGCCGACGCGCTCGGCCACATCGGGGAGATCTGGGGGTGGCTCGGCAGCGCCTTCCGCGTCTCGCGCCTGGTCGGGCACCACGTCACCCGCACCGGCAGCGCCGTCGCGTCGGACATGCCCACGGGCGAGGTGGTCTCCACGGTCGCCTCCGACGCCTTCCACGTCGGCAACACCGCCGAGCTCCTCCCCCGGTTCGTCGGGTCGGTGATCGCCTTCCTCGCGGTCGCGGTCGTCCTCCTGCAGTACTCGGCGACCCTGGGGCTCGCCGTCCTCGTCGGGCTACCGGTGACGATGGCCGTCCTCGCCCTCCTCGTGAAGCCCCTGCACGCCCGCCAGGCCGCCCACCGGGAGGCCACGGGGCGGCTCACGACCCTGGGCTCCGACACCGTCTCCGGCCTGCGCGTCCTGCGCGGCATCGGCGGCGAGGACGTCTTCGCCGCCCGGTACGCCGCCCAGTCCCAGGTGGTGCGCGCGGCCGGGGTCCGGGTCGCCGCGGTCTCCTCCCTGCTCGAGGCGCTCCAGATCCTGCTGCCCGGGCTCTTCGTCGCCGGCGTCGTCTGGCTCGGTGCCCGCCTCGCCCTGACCGGTGAGGTCACCGCCGGTCAGCTGGTGGCCTTCTACGGCGCCACCGCCCTGCTCGCCCAGCCCCTGCGCGCCGCCACGCAGTTCATCACCATGTTCACCCGCGCCCGGGTGGGGGCCCGGAAGATCGTCAAGGTCCTCGCCGTCGCCCCGGCGGCGGGCACCCTGGCCGAGTCCGAGGCCGCCGACGCCGGCGCGACGCCCGCGGTGCCGGTCGGCGACGGCCTGCTCGTGGACACCACCAGCGGCGTCCGGGTCCGCCCCGGCCGGCTCACGGCCCTGGTCTCCGCCCGCCCGGACGAGGCCGCCGAGCTGGCCCGCCGGCTCGGGCGTCTCGACGACGCCGCACCGGAGGTCACGGTGGACGGCGTGCCCCTGCGCGACCTGCCGGTCGCGCGGGTGCGCGAGCGGATCGTCGTCGCCGACGCCACGCCCCAGCTCTTCACCGGCACCCTGCGCGAGGAGCTGGACGTGCGCGACCGCGGCGACGAGGACGCCCTGTACGAGGCCCTCGCCGTGGCGGACGCCGCCGACGTGCTCGACTCCATGCCCGAGCGCCTCGACGGGGAGATCACCGAGAAGGGCCGCTCCCTCTCGGGCGGCCAGCGCCAGCGGGTCGCCCTCGCGCGGGCGCTGCTCACCGGCGCCGAGACGCTGGTCCTCGTCGAGCCCACCAGCGCGGTCGACGCCCACACCGAGGCCCGCATCGCCGCCAGGCTCCGGGCGGCCCGGCACGGCCGCACGACCGTGGTCGTCACCGCCTCGCCGCTCGTCCTCGAGCACGCCGACGACGTCGTGCTGCTCGTCGGCGGCGCCGAGCGCACCCGCGGCCGTCACCGTGACCTGCTCGCCCGGGCCGCCGCCGGCGACCCGGACGCGCGGGCCTACCGCGACGTCGTCGCCCGCGCCGGCGGTGACGGCGAGAACCCCGCCGAGCTCGTCCACGCCGAGGAGGCCCGCTGA
- a CDS encoding glycosyltransferase family 4 protein → MRRVVHVSDCYPPRVGGIETQVRDLAHRQAAAGDDVHVLTATPGEEPGPGERPGPGRDAGTEGRAEPRVHRIATRLALGVPVHPLERPLLRRALADLRPDVVHVHAGVVSPFAYDGARAARALGLPLVITWHCMLDGAVPAYRVGARLTGWDEAAAAFTAVSAVAGARVAEVVGGRPVAVVPNGLDVAAWAPVGGPPALPPEGPLRVVATQRLAPRKRAVPLVRIMARVREAVGPRVHLNLIGSGPAEQAVRAEIARLDLAGTVELVGRVPRPSLRERYAGEHVFVAPARLEAFGIAALEARAAGLAVVAGRGTGVGEFVTDGVDGLLAPDRSDGLDDEAADAALAGALVRLAAEPGLLGGILAHNRATAPAADWADVLAACEAAYAQASDGAVAGDP, encoded by the coding sequence ATGCGCCGCGTCGTCCACGTCTCCGACTGCTACCCGCCGCGGGTCGGGGGCATCGAGACCCAGGTCCGCGACCTGGCCCACCGGCAGGCGGCGGCCGGCGACGACGTCCACGTCCTCACCGCCACGCCCGGCGAGGAGCCCGGGCCCGGCGAGCGACCCGGTCCCGGCCGGGACGCCGGCACGGAGGGTCGCGCCGAGCCCCGTGTCCACCGCATCGCGACCCGGCTGGCCCTCGGGGTCCCCGTCCACCCCCTCGAGCGTCCGCTCCTGCGGCGCGCCCTGGCCGACCTGCGGCCCGACGTCGTGCACGTCCACGCCGGGGTCGTCTCGCCCTTCGCCTACGACGGCGCCCGTGCGGCCCGCGCCCTGGGTCTGCCGCTCGTCATCACCTGGCACTGCATGCTCGACGGCGCCGTGCCCGCGTACCGGGTCGGTGCACGCCTGACCGGGTGGGACGAGGCGGCGGCCGCCTTCACCGCGGTCTCCGCCGTCGCCGGCGCCAGGGTCGCCGAGGTGGTCGGTGGCCGGCCGGTCGCGGTCGTGCCCAACGGCCTCGACGTCGCGGCCTGGGCGCCGGTGGGTGGCCCCCCGGCGCTGCCACCCGAGGGACCGCTGCGGGTCGTGGCCACCCAGCGCCTCGCCCCGCGCAAGCGGGCCGTCCCTCTGGTGCGCATCATGGCGCGGGTGCGAGAGGCCGTCGGCCCGCGCGTGCACCTGAACCTCATCGGCTCCGGTCCCGCGGAGCAGGCCGTGCGCGCGGAGATCGCCCGCCTCGACCTGGCCGGGACCGTCGAGCTGGTGGGCCGGGTGCCGCGCCCGAGCCTGCGCGAGCGGTACGCCGGCGAGCACGTCTTCGTCGCACCGGCGCGCCTGGAGGCGTTCGGCATCGCCGCCCTCGAGGCCCGCGCCGCCGGGCTCGCGGTGGTCGCGGGCCGGGGGACGGGCGTCGGGGAGTTCGTCACCGACGGCGTGGACGGTCTGCTCGCCCCCGACCGCTCCGACGGGCTCGACGACGAGGCCGCGGACGCCGCGCTCGCCGGCGCCCTGGTCCGTCTCGCGGCCGAGCCCGGGCTGCTCGGTGGGATCCTCGCCCACAACCGCGCGACGGCCCCGGCAGCGGACTGGGCCGACGTGCTGGCCGCCTGCGAGGCGGCCTACGCGCAGGCGTCCGACGGGGCGGTCGCCGGCGATCCGTGA
- a CDS encoding SURF1 family protein has protein sequence MDPTAPSRAVVSATPDVGAGRPAVSWTWRDYRAAALTPRMIGIFVLLLAAAVVSVRLGAWQLDRASVRGAAEAEAAHAAVLAADPVPLEEVLRAQTSFTAEHLARPVAVTGELEDDHQVLVPGRSVAGQDAVLVVTALRVTQGPDTGAMIPVLRGWVPAGDVVVGDDGWRPRDASVAAALAVPAGEQRVTGYLGGSEAGVSADLPAGMVAAVSSAELAGLWGGPTYGGYLVQLTEEAGGGRAGVSAEGLAHAPPPSMAQETGLNLQNLAYAVEWVIFGGFALFLWGRMVRDEVVYRREDAVARREDAGRRDGRDAPLDEAPDAPDTPLDESAAPRRLSTSGGPTSSRAVPSRPERS, from the coding sequence GTGGACCCAACCGCCCCCTCCCGCGCTGTGGTGAGCGCCACGCCGGACGTCGGCGCGGGGCGGCCGGCGGTCTCGTGGACCTGGCGCGACTACCGCGCCGCCGCGCTGACACCCCGGATGATCGGGATATTCGTCCTGCTCCTCGCCGCCGCCGTCGTGTCCGTCCGTCTGGGTGCCTGGCAGCTCGACCGTGCGTCGGTGCGCGGCGCCGCGGAGGCCGAGGCCGCGCACGCCGCGGTCCTGGCCGCCGACCCCGTGCCGCTCGAGGAGGTGCTGCGCGCCCAGACCAGCTTCACCGCCGAGCACCTCGCCCGGCCGGTGGCCGTCACGGGCGAGCTCGAGGACGACCACCAGGTGCTCGTCCCGGGGCGGTCGGTGGCCGGGCAGGACGCCGTCCTCGTCGTCACCGCCCTGCGGGTGACGCAGGGACCGGACACCGGGGCGATGATCCCCGTCCTGCGCGGGTGGGTGCCGGCCGGTGACGTCGTCGTCGGCGACGACGGCTGGCGGCCCCGCGACGCCTCGGTCGCGGCGGCGCTCGCCGTCCCGGCCGGTGAGCAGCGGGTGACCGGGTACCTCGGCGGCTCGGAGGCAGGGGTGAGCGCCGACCTGCCCGCGGGCATGGTCGCCGCCGTCAGCTCGGCCGAGCTCGCCGGGCTCTGGGGCGGGCCCACCTACGGCGGCTACCTCGTCCAGCTCACCGAGGAGGCGGGCGGCGGGCGGGCGGGCGTCTCGGCTGAGGGCCTGGCCCACGCCCCGCCGCCGTCGATGGCGCAGGAGACCGGGCTGAACCTGCAGAACCTCGCCTACGCCGTCGAGTGGGTGATCTTCGGCGGGTTCGCCCTGTTCCTGTGGGGCCGCATGGTCCGCGACGAGGTGGTCTACCGCCGCGAGGACGCCGTGGCCCGCCGGGAGGACGCCGGTCGGCGCGACGGTCGGGACGCCCCGCTCGACGAGGCGCCCGACGCGCCCGACACCCCGCTCGACGAGTCAGCGGCTCCGCGCCGGCTCAGCACCTCCGGGGGTCCGACCTCATCCCGCGCGGTGCCGAGCCGGCCCGAACGGTCCTGA